TGGGGTgcgcagccccacagcatgaCCCCATGGGCCCACAACTCCAGGCCATGCCTGGGCTGTGTGCACGCCTCCACGTGTGCCGTCCCATCAAGGACCACACAGTGTCACCACAAATGGAGGATCACAAATACCACATGAGGAGGTGACACCACAGCATCCCGTGCCCAGGGGAAAATTGAAAGCAGCTTTCTCACCTCTCCCTGTGTCAGCTGCAGTCtcgctgtccccaggctgctcctgccttaTGGCACCAATGGCCGTGGCCCTCATCCTCagtgagtgacaatggggacgtggtgccacagaggttggtggccctgtgtgagTCCAGGACTatcccttgcaggttggtggctggtgactgtaagcagggcacagcaacgtgagtatagggacagggggagaatggggacagagggagggaagtgtggagagggggagggaacAGGGGCTcaggagggtgtgcagggacaaggctgactgctgtcccctgtcctagtgccccgaccctccctgtcgctgcaccccagccagagggtgtccctgggggacactgtcaccctgtGCTGACACCTGCCCCAGCCGGCTGCACAAGTTGAGCTCTACCAGAACGGACATATGAGATCCAAGAAAGACATGGACATGCTACAGGACACGGTTGAGTTTTCCTTGGTTAGTGTagagaaggaagatgcagaGAAGTATCGGTGCCAGTACCGGGTTTTGGAGCCACCAGGGATGTCAGGGAagagtgaccccgtggagctggtggtgacaggtgagggcaGTGCGGAAAATGGGTGTCTCTGTGCTGTTCCCCCAGGGCCATGTCccactgctctttcctctcCGCACTCAGatctgtcacggagttacctagatagatctgtgcccgtgacaggggggcagtaggcttgcgggcccccctcccccccggcttcccgagaaaaacgaagcggCGGtaacaatctaagaaggagaacttattttactaactatgatgttgggatgcaagatgacacgatacaatacaatctaattgggagtaaggataataaaccaaatgcaatgagggagagagcgaaagagcgatagagagagagagagagagagagagagagagtttctgaaaccaaaagcCTTTCTTGATGAAGGCGcctggcttggaaagcacacccactcctctcccggcagcaagcaaaagtgaagaagaaccgcgcgcaaccagatgacgtatcttccgtgatgtgtcttccttctctgaccgtgaggtccgctgggatacgtagttcttctctttggaccatgatgttatgatgtggaataccaatagcgaagttacaaaaccatgacattcagACTGCAGGATGATTTCCTGATCTGATGGAtctggcagcaccacacacccTCGCTGACTGCTATTCCGTTCAGCCTTcaggatttcagccttcaatcagcagtgtgctgaatgacagcctctccttttgggctgtcagcagcactgctcccaacACACTGTGTGGTTCTGAGCCCAAGGCATTCCCggtggggaagggcacacagtgccccttttcagctcctcaggaacaggggagcagcccagcactggcatttcccaggcagccatggcttggCCCTGCTCCGACCTGTCACAGCATGGACCCTTCCTGGGGTAGAGCTGAGAGGTCACCTCTGCACCTTTCCACACGGAGGGGATCTGACAGCACCGCCCCGTGAGTGTCACGTCCTGTGCATGGAGGGTGGGAGTGTGGGAGCACAGGGACTGCGGTGCTGTcacacaacagcagctcagcaccacacagctttcaTTCTCACTGACCCCTCCcagtgggtttggggtgagaaatggagagaaagaggaagaatttgcAGGTTCAGATAAAATCTATTTACTGAGACCGAAAACGAAGAGAGACATAACAGCAATGATGATGAGATATATGACTTTATTTTCCGaagcaagtgatgcacaaaggaATTGCTCAGCACCCAAAGACCAATGATAAAACTGGAACAGAATAGGAGGCAGGAAATATTGTGGAATCTATAGGGGATATATAGGGCATCTGTAGGAGATGGAAGGGGAGCAAAGGGACATGTCTGGGGATCTCCAGAGGAGGGATAGACTGGGACAGATGAGGGGTTCTTACAGGAATGGTGGTGGTGTTTCGGAGTGGATGGGAGAGGATTTGGAGGTTTTAAGGTGTGATAAGAGATTTGAGGGGATAAAGAAGGACTTTGGGGTAAGAGATGAGCATTTAGGGATTTGGTGTGTCTGGGAAGCATTTGGGATGCACCGGTGAGAATTTGGATTGTTAGATTTGGGGAGGTTATCTGGTTTGTGGTTAGAAGAGGACATCAGGGAGTCCCAAGCAGGGAATTTGAGGTGTGTCCCCTTCCACACACCCCAGAAATGAGACACTTGGGGAGGCCCATCAGCGCGGTAAATCAGTGCTCACTGTGGTGTAGATGACAGGGgactggggggcagtgggggaagTGGGAGGCTGGGAGCACGGGATGGCAGCTGGCATCTCGGTGTAGGTCAGATcctcactgtccctggagggcCCCTGGAGGTAGAGGAGGAGATAGAGGAGGGGGTCCCCAAGATGAGTGAGCTGAGGGTGGGTCTGTGGTGTAGGTATGTGGGGGATGTGGCCATGAGGAGGAGTCTGCATTTGTGACTGGGCTTAGCTTTGAGGTCTGCATGGGGGATGTTTGGGGGTCCAGCCGTGGATTTGGGGTGCCCATAGGGTCTCGAGGTGTTTAGGGACTGGTGGAACACAAGAGGCTCAATTTTGGTGTCCCCATGGGTCATCGGGTTTCCCTGTGGGTGCATTTAGTGCCCCTCTAGTGAAGTAATTGTTGCCTACAGGGTCTAGATGGGGTTTAAGGCTTGGAGAATCTTTTGTTCTGGGTATTTAGGGGTATCTGTAGGCTGGGGTTCCCCACAGTGCAGGTTtgggggtcatttggggtccccatggggaaGGTTtgggtttccatggaaatgcgAGGTGTGGGTCCCAAGAAGTGaactgggatttggggtccacTGACCCCGACACTTACCTGCAATTGCACTGACTCGGGCATCTCAGGGGTGACACCTGCATCAAAAAGAAGAGGGGGGAGGGTGGGAGTTATGTGTGGGCCTTGAGGGACAACCAGGGATCCATAACAGATCAGTACGGAGTCAAAGAACACAAAGGGGATGACTGCGGGGACCTGTAGGGAATGGAAACCATTGAAGTCCTTCCTCACCAGCGCTCTCATCTCTCCGTGTCCAGAGGCTGCGGGCATCGAGGACAAAGTAGAGGCCCAGGCTGAAGAccaagacagcagcacagcccctcagcaCTGCCTCCACCAGGTTCCCATGGGACCGCCCCGTGGCACCTGTGGGCTCCGAGTGTTTGGGTGTCCCCATCACAGGGCAGGGATGCCGTGACAGTTCCACCCATGGCTGACACTTGGGCCCTACAAATGGGATCTCCGTCCTAACTGGGGTTGCAggtgtgggtgtcacctccacCACCATGCAATCTACATGGGGTGAGGACACAAATGTGTGGTCCTTGGGGTTCTAGGATTTTTTATTAGTGCTGGCAGTGGCCAGAGTCCCCCTCAGTGGGTgaaggtggctgtgccccaCCAGTGCGATCCTGGCACAGGATACGGGATGAGCATTCATCTCGGTGCAGGAGGAATGTGCCACCACAACCCCCATTCCAGCACTGGGTGGTGACCTCAGTCCCCATTCCCACATGTTGCCTGGGCTCAGGGAAATGCTGAGCTGAAGGAAGCTGCAgtctgtgtgcagggaggggaagagatgggACTTGGCCGTGTGGGAAAAGCTCAGGGCCAGCCGGTGTCCAcagtgccctcacctgtcagcaccagctccacggggtcactctGATTTGGATGTCCTCAGAGGCTTTGACACCTGGTACCGACACTGATATGTCCCGGCGTCCTCCAGGTTtgtgacagcaaaggagaactcagctgtatcctgctccttgtctttttccttgttaaatCTCAGCGATCCATTGTGCCAGAGCTGGACCCAGGTAGCCAtgcggggcaggtggcagcgcagggtgacattgTCCCCCATGGACACCGCCTGGCTGGGGTGCAACGACAGGGAGGGTCGAtgcactaggacaggggacagcagtcagccttgtccctgcacaccatcctcagcccctctgctctctccctgACCACGCTCCCCTCCCTTTATCCCCATTCTCCCTCTGTTCCCATACTCACATTGCTGTGCCTCGCTTGCtgtcaccagccaccaacctgcaagggacacggttCAGGTCCCACTCAGGGCCACCAATCCCCGTGGCACCacatccccattgtcactcaccaAGGAAGAGGGCCaccgccattggtgccatgaggcaggagcagcttggggacagcgCGACTGCAGTGGAGAAAGTAAGTGGCCGGAGAGCTGTTGTCAGTTCCTCTTGTGGACAGAATGCTGTG
This is a stretch of genomic DNA from Gallus gallus isolate bGalGal1 chromosome 31 unlocalized genomic scaffold, bGalGal1.mat.broiler.GRCg7b 31_unloc1, whole genome shotgun sequence. It encodes these proteins:
- the LOC100857860 gene encoding LOW QUALITY PROTEIN: leukocyte immunoglobulin-like receptor subfamily B member 3 (The sequence of the model RefSeq protein was modified relative to this genomic sequence to represent the inferred CDS: deleted 1 base in 1 codon), producing the protein MAPMAVALFLGWWLVTASEAQQLHRPSLSLHPSQAVSMGDNVTLRCHLPRMATWVQLWHNGSLRFNKEKDKEQDTAEFSFAVTNLEDAGTYQCRYQVSKPLRTSNQSDPVELVLTGATGRSHGNLVEAVLRGCAAVLVFSLGLYFVLDARSLWTRRDESAGVTPEMPESVQLQGPSRDSEDLTYTEMPAAIPCSQPPTSPTAPQSPVIYTTVSTDLPR